In Dehalobacter sp., the following proteins share a genomic window:
- a CDS encoding uroporphyrinogen decarboxylase, which produces FEHGDPKELKQKLGNTMCILGLFPVTLLQYGTKEECITKAKELLDDLAPGGGYIFSTDKELLSAADGKAENIIAVNKFVMEYGIY; this is translated from the coding sequence TTCGAACATGGAGATCCTAAAGAACTTAAACAGAAGCTTGGAAATACCATGTGTATACTAGGGCTTTTTCCGGTAACGTTGTTACAATATGGTACGAAGGAAGAATGTATTACTAAAGCGAAAGAATTATTGGATGATCTGGCTCCTGGCGGAGGATATATTTTCTCTACCGATAAGGAACTTCTTTCGGCGGCTGATGGCAAGGCGGAAAACATTATTGCAGTAAACAAGTTTGTCATGGAGTACGGTATTTATTAA